The window CTTCTTTAAtaagttttgttttctctcagttGCCCTTGATTGATATAACTGACATCTTTAAAGTTTATGTGCTAAATTTGCTGTTTGCTTTGTCAGATGGCTGAGAATGTAGCCTCTGTGGAATGTCATGTTCAAGAAGGCGTTGGGTCCACAGTACTCGGCCAGCGATCCCAGCCACATTGTGACACCACAGTAAGAAAACCAATGCCTGAGCCTTTCGGCTCCCCACGACAGGGCCAAGGGGACTCTTTAGGTCAGTCAGCCAGTACCAGAGCAATCCAAGTGGcagcaaacaaaatgcaattcaGTGGAGTGCAACTCAATTCATATAATGTCTTTCCCACAAGGTTGTCTCATAGCATTTTGTCTCTAAATACAGCACTTGTCCTGTAATGTGTTTGATGCAGAACAAAGTTCAGGAAGTAGCTCCTGTATGACCACTAGAGAGCTACAGCAGTACTGGAAGGAGGTGAAGTCTGGTAGGAAACCTGTCAAACTGTTGTTTGAGATCCCCTCCACACGTACTGTGGAACAAGCCCTGTCCAAATATGTGGTGAGTAGCTGTCATGGGATTTAATCGTTTTTCCTCTGGTTTGTTCCGTATCTGTTGTGTGTAGATAATTATAAATAACACTACAGATTAATACACAGGAAAGCTGTATTTCAAAGGCGTTTCATTCAAAGCATTATGTTAGAATGAAATATTGGGGCGTTGTGCTCTCTCCCGATACAGCTGTATGAGATTGTGGTGATCAAGTCAGGCAGCTACGACTCCAAGCAGGCATCTATCGAAAGGCGCTATAGTGACTTTGAGCGCCTTCACCACGAGCTTCTACAGGAGTTCagcgaggagctggaggaggtgacGTTCCCAAGGAAGAGACTGATGGGCAACTTTGCAGAGGAGAACATTGCTGAGCGTCGTATCGCCTTTAAGGACTACCTGGCTCAGCTGTACGCCTTCCGCTGCATCCGTCGGGCACCGCCTTTCCTTGACTTCTTC of the Scleropages formosus chromosome 7, fSclFor1.1, whole genome shotgun sequence genome contains:
- the snx20 gene encoding sorting nexin-20 isoform X1 translates to MLLKQFEMAENVASVECHVQEGVGSTVLGQRSQPHCDTTVRKPMPEPFGSPRQGQGDSLEQSSGSSSCMTTRELQQYWKEVKSGRKPVKLLFEIPSTRTVEQALSKYVLYEIVVIKSGSYDSKQASIERRYSDFERLHHELLQEFSEELEEVTFPRKRLMGNFAEENIAERRIAFKDYLAQLYAFRCIRRAPPFLDFFTKPELRTAHGCLRGGQYSRALEILQRVLELQEKLTQHCPGLMVPTLCAVMVCQRDLDELAEAFAIGQRALPLVRRYGLHKYRCPLLAMLVDVGYQVDQPIAQLQEELTKVKDAQRGLVSQLSLKELVVQEFT
- the snx20 gene encoding sorting nexin-20 isoform X2; this translates as MAENVASVECHVQEGVGSTVLGQRSQPHCDTTVRKPMPEPFGSPRQGQGDSLEQSSGSSSCMTTRELQQYWKEVKSGRKPVKLLFEIPSTRTVEQALSKYVLYEIVVIKSGSYDSKQASIERRYSDFERLHHELLQEFSEELEEVTFPRKRLMGNFAEENIAERRIAFKDYLAQLYAFRCIRRAPPFLDFFTKPELRTAHGCLRGGQYSRALEILQRVLELQEKLTQHCPGLMVPTLCAVMVCQRDLDELAEAFAIGQRALPLVRRYGLHKYRCPLLAMLVDVGYQVDQPIAQLQEELTKVKDAQRGLVSQLSLKELVVQEFT